From the Cryptomeria japonica chromosome 2, Sugi_1.0, whole genome shotgun sequence genome, one window contains:
- the LOC131030365 gene encoding protein WHAT'S THIS FACTOR 1 homolog, chloroplastic, whose protein sequence is MREAFVFVQQKQKGLKLFFNSNSTTNLFEWRRIQSSNRSDNHVCCRHGSEVSSLVGPLSALIYAWHRLSRANALNWRSCTSNSIQTKGLEYAGMTTYASHIKRPKKIKEGRTKKKVQPQYRKVTAFENIVDRDDEFRFLIKTKEWLSKEPEQVLQLDDAGKMYRELGFPRGRKVTRSIEKHPALFQLYRHTDGKMWLGFTDLMERLLKEEHKIMEETELSRMNTVRKLIMMSVNKRVTMAKFHHCRHIFGLPDNFRDRIKLYPQFFRVVEEEGCRFVELAQWDPSLTVTALEASYIGNEEKVKNAFVFRVKYGKSLHLGKERVKKLNALNTFPLVSPYSDTSDIDPDSLNGQKYRVCLIHEFVSLTLEKKASIHHLAEFKDEFRLAKDTCQLLKEQHRTFYLAGTEMNWTVFLKDAYIGEHLIEKDPLVVFKEKLFSYGFLRQGDPELKEILNASRLDEDDKCKGKEGQEAMIGKLGED, encoded by the coding sequence ATGAGGGAGGCATTTGTGTTTGTTCAGCAGAAGCAAAAGGGTCTTAAGCTATTCTTCAATAGCAATAGCACTACTAATCTGTTTGAGTGGCGGAGGATCCAGTCAAGTAACAGAAGTGATAATCATGTATGTTGTAGGCATGGGTCTGAAGTTTCCTCCCTTGTTGGTCCTTTAAGTGCTTTAATATATGCATGGCATCGATTGTCTCGTGCTAATGCATTAAACTGGAGATCATGCACATCCAATTCGATACAAACTAAGGGCTTAGAGTATGCTGGGATGACGACATATGCTTCACATATTAAGAGACCCAAGAAAATAAAAGAGGGCCGCACGAAGAAGAAAGTGCAGCCACAATACCGGAAGGTTACAGCGTTTGAAAACATAGTGGATAGAGATGACGAGTTTAGGTTTTTGATAAAAACGAAAGAATGGTTATCAAAAGAACCTGAACAGGTGCTCCAGCTGGACGATGCAGGAAAAATGTACAGGGAACTGGGCTTTCCAAGAGGAAGAAAAGTCACAAGGTCCATTGAGAAACATCCTGCCCTATTTCAGCTCTATAGACACACTGATGGAAAAATGTGGCTTGGCTTCACTGACCTTATGGAGAGGCTTTTGAAGGAAgaacacaaaattatggaggaaacAGAGCTAAGCAGGATGAATACAGTAAGAAAACTCATTATGATGTCTGTGAACAAACGTGTTACTATGGCCAAATTCCACCATTGTAGGCACATCTTTGGCCTTCCAGACAATTTCCGAGACAGGATTAAGCTATATCCACAGTTTTTTCGTGTTGTCGAAGAAGAGGGTTGTCGGTTTGTGGAGCTTGCACAATGGGACCCTTCATTAACAGTTACAGCCTTGGAGGCTAGTTATATTGGTAACGAAGAGAAAGTTAAAAATGCATTTGTGTTTCGTGTTAAATACGGTAAAAGTCTCCATTTGGGCAAGGAAAGAGTCAAGAAATTGAATGCTCTTAACACCTTTCCTCTCGTTTCACCCTACTCTGATACATCCGATATTGATCCGGACTCTTTGAATGGGCAGAAGTATAGAGTGTGTTTGATTCATGAGTTTGTTAGCTTGACTTTAGAGAAAAAGGCTTCCATACATCATCTAGCCGAGTTCAAGGATGAATTCAGGCTGGCCAAAGACACTTGCCAGTTATTAAAGGAGCAACATCGCACCTTTTATTTGGCAGGAACGGAGATGAATTGGACTGTATTTTTGAAAGATGCTTACATAGGGGAGCATTTGATTGAGAAAGATCCATTGGTGGTTTTCAAGGAAAAGTTGTTTAGTTATGGTTTCTTGAGACAGGGTGATCCAGAGCTCAAGGAGATTTTGAATGCCAGCAGGCTAGATGAAGATGATAAGTGTAAGGGCAAGGAAGGGCAAGAAGCGATGATTGGCAAATTAGGTGAAGACTAG